The following proteins are co-located in the Pseudomonas synxantha genome:
- a CDS encoding ShlB/FhaC/HecB family hemolysin secretion/activation protein produces MRVLTPLLLMTLSAYVQAEPLPSFLNSNDTIRTLPVPNLPADAYRPATPQTQVPEAPPTAGQPLLMDTKVTIRKLQIEGGTIYPLTETAKAYAPLIGRETNLAQLIEATRGITRRYQQDGYLLSYAFLPQQNFENGLVRVVLVEGYIKDYQQTGDIGSVSAYVDKLANKLLAERPLTRKTFERYTTLMSRIPGLTVQAQVPPPGTTDGATHMQIQASRKPFTTSMSLVQKSRGGTQALLSATSNSQTFMGEQLTVSGLFPPGEDKEHYYRVDYNQFINAEGSQFALAAERYRADPNANVQLDGGFQLKPHQSVDRYSIGLSHPLIASPTESLTLGTRLYAVDQTTRYKLVGYPLRFDIESNLRALAFEGDWRKADARQLRIISGGLYRGIDGLGAKARSDLDVAKPDLDFFRLRLSGVQSNKFFDNWQGVLSGAFYWSNDTLPDSERATFGGQNFGRGYPDDQGSGDKGWGAAYEVNYSYNRAGDWVKVLQPYVVLDRAKTWFNELPVKASDMSSAAVGLRFGDNKYYNIALEAAKPMSDIALDSYNRRPRYTLSFSYQL; encoded by the coding sequence ATGCGCGTGTTGACACCGTTGTTATTGATGACCCTCAGTGCCTACGTACAGGCCGAGCCCCTTCCCAGCTTTCTGAACAGTAACGACACGATCCGCACCCTGCCGGTCCCCAACCTGCCCGCTGACGCCTACCGACCGGCCACCCCGCAAACCCAGGTGCCCGAGGCGCCGCCGACGGCCGGCCAGCCGCTGCTGATGGACACCAAGGTCACCATCCGCAAGCTGCAAATCGAAGGCGGGACGATCTATCCGCTCACCGAAACGGCCAAGGCCTACGCGCCATTGATTGGACGTGAGACCAACCTCGCGCAACTGATCGAAGCCACCCGTGGCATCACCCGCCGCTACCAGCAGGACGGCTACCTGCTGTCCTATGCGTTCCTGCCACAACAGAACTTCGAAAACGGCCTGGTCCGCGTAGTCCTTGTGGAGGGTTACATCAAGGATTACCAACAGACCGGCGACATCGGCTCGGTGTCGGCCTACGTCGACAAGCTGGCAAATAAACTCCTGGCCGAACGCCCCCTGACGCGCAAGACCTTCGAGCGCTATACCACCCTGATGAGCCGCATCCCGGGCCTCACCGTGCAAGCGCAAGTACCGCCGCCTGGCACCACCGATGGCGCCACGCACATGCAGATCCAGGCCAGCCGCAAGCCCTTCACCACCAGCATGAGCCTGGTGCAGAAAAGCCGTGGCGGCACCCAGGCGTTGCTCAGTGCCACCAGCAATTCGCAAACCTTCATGGGCGAGCAGCTCACCGTCAGCGGCCTGTTCCCGCCGGGTGAGGATAAAGAGCATTACTACCGCGTGGACTACAACCAGTTCATCAATGCCGAAGGCAGCCAGTTCGCACTGGCCGCCGAACGTTACCGCGCCGACCCCAATGCCAATGTGCAACTGGACGGCGGCTTCCAACTCAAGCCGCACCAGTCCGTGGACCGCTACTCCATTGGGCTCAGCCACCCGCTGATTGCCTCGCCCACCGAGTCGCTGACCCTGGGTACGCGCCTGTACGCCGTGGACCAGACCACTCGCTACAAACTGGTGGGCTACCCGCTGCGTTTTGATATTGAATCGAACCTGCGTGCGCTGGCGTTTGAGGGTGATTGGCGCAAGGCTGATGCGCGGCAATTGCGCATTATCAGCGGAGGCTTGTACCGGGGTATCGACGGCTTGGGCGCCAAAGCCCGCAGTGACCTGGACGTGGCAAAGCCCGACCTCGACTTCTTCCGCCTGCGCCTGTCCGGGGTGCAAAGCAACAAGTTCTTCGATAACTGGCAAGGCGTGCTTTCAGGAGCCTTCTACTGGAGTAACGACACCCTGCCCGACAGCGAGCGCGCCACCTTCGGCGGGCAGAACTTCGGCCGCGGCTACCCCGATGACCAAGGCTCGGGCGACAAGGGCTGGGGCGCGGCCTACGAGGTCAACTACAGCTACAACCGCGCCGGTGACTGGGTAAAAGTCCTGCAACCCTATGTAGTGCTCGACCGCGCCAAGACCTGGTTCAACGAGCTGCCGGTGAAGGCCAGCGATATGTCATCGGCGGCCGTGGGCCTGCGCTTTGGCGACAACAAGTACTACAACATCGCCCTGGAAGCGGCCAAACCGATGTCGGACATCGCCCTGGACAGCTACAACCGCCGGCCGCGGTATACGTTGAGTTTCAGTTATCAGCTGTGA